One Elephas maximus indicus isolate mEleMax1 chromosome 16, mEleMax1 primary haplotype, whole genome shotgun sequence DNA window includes the following coding sequences:
- the DCLRE1A gene encoding DNA cross-link repair 1A protein: MLEDNFLEEDIWEYKSRRKPKRVRPKNGSENTAKSVAKATDGKSQSKQSRNKKELKRTVEAKEKAEDNEMCLGGKHSQTSVASGQDSGGDSIQHSQDKETTPAKHCRTHKNKESPKIRAVYDGYCPNCQMPFSSLLGQTPRWHVFECLDSPQVSETVSECPDGLLCTSTIPSHYKRYTHLLLAQSRASSNSSSSPSHTTGGRLNCSSEINSGFLCSLEKRWPLNQKQIENLKNVASDPFLMTQCLRRSQSPAETNKKISFSTNIRKSQQALKFTQFVNNDQLVEFGLPLVDEELDSSEYTNLPVPENDSRDCEISYSPLQSDEEVYDTDEKLDDSQQELFFTENSKDGNLEEDDISSTLFKKLRNPLLKGQEDSCPEMNNFLTQDKYNEELYKYHTLTDLSQLISQNSESVSACDDPGDDFMLLPPASAGGLDASNYLATEAKSDKPEFHSSQTSKQKQAVEESAVYSQVSLPLLKSKMPNRFESQGEEYLSSHLNQSKVIELSSENFNAKYNTNSVHFCREALDGVLDSKISILKPEKFPSTSIAAKSVKILPSGPKCDARYSPNKVMKQMDIGVYFGLPPKKKEEKLLEESASKGANLNPIVSPNVKRSQRCKRKAENSLSDLEFDAKIPVKLSSERSQRQRKRRKKSDSLQEGASQKSDHINSTEFGAVSLSKDKVFLKSAGGRLQRGWTKIPQLSNAGGLRKRSCPFYKKIPGTGFTVDAFQYGLIEGCTAYFLTHFHSDHYAGLSKSFTSPVYCSEITGNLLKNKLHVQEQYIHPLPMDTECIVNGVKVVLLDANHCPGAVMVLFCLPNGTVILHTGDFRADPTMERSLLVNWRVHTLYLDTTYCSPEYCFPSQQEVIQFAINTAFEAVTLNPRALVVCGTYSIGKEKVFLAIADVLGSKVGMSREKYTTLQCLNIPEINSLITTDMCSALVHLLPMMQINFKGLQKHLKKYGGKYDQVLAFQPTGWTHSNTLTSIADIIPQTRGNISIYGIPYSEHSSYLEMKRFVQWLKPQKIIPTVNVGTLKSRSTMEKYFRDWRLEAGY; encoded by the exons ATGTTAGAAgacaattttttggaagaagacatcTGGGAATACAAAtccagaagaaaaccaaaacgaGTACGTCCAAAAAATGGCTCTGAAAATACTgcaaaatctgttgcaaaggcaACAGATGGGAAATCCCaatcaaaacaaagcagaaataaaaaagaactgaaaagaactgTGGAAGCTAAAGAGAAGGCAGAGGACAATGAGATGTGCCTTGGAGGAAAACATAGTCAGACTTCAGTAGCTTCTGGTCAGGATTCAGGCGGAGATAGTATTCAGCATTCCCAGGATAAGGAGACCACTCCAGCAAAGCACTGCAGAACTCACAAAAATAAAGAGTCCCCCAAGATACGTGCAGTTTATGATGGATACTGTCCTAACTGCCAGATGCCTTTTTCCTCATTGCTAGGTCAGACACCTCGATGGCATGTTTTTGAATGTTTGGATTCTCCACAGGTGTCTGAAACAG ttTCAGAATGTCCTGATGGTCTTCTGTGTACCTCAACAATTCCTTCTCATTACAAGAGATACACTCACCTCCTGTTGGCTCAAAGTAGGGCAAGTTCTAATTCTTCCAGCAGCCCATCACATACAACAGGTGGTCGTTTGAATTGTTCCAGTGAGATTAATTCAGGCTTTCTCTGTAGCCTTGAGAAAAGATGGCCTCTGAATCAGAAACAAATTGAGAACTTAAAAAATGTTGCCAGTGATCCCTTTTTGATGACACAGTGTCTAAGAAGATCTCAGTCTCCAGCTGAAACCAACAAAAAGATTTCCTTTTCTACAAATATCCGAAAGTCCCAGCAAGCTCTCAAATTTACTCAGTTTGTTAATAATGACCAGCTGGTAGAATTTGGTTTGCCTCTTGTTGATGAAGAATTAGATAGCTCAGAATACACAAATTTGCCAGTGCCAGAAAATGACTCTAGAGACTGTGAAATCTCCTATTCTCCACTTCAAAGTGATGAAGAAGTATACGATACAGATGAAAAGCTGGATGATTCACAACAGGAACTATTTTTCActgaaaactcaaaagatggaaatctAGAAGAAGATGACATCAGCTCTACTTTGTTTAAAAAACTCCGCAATCCCTTACTGAAGGGCCAGGAAGATAGCTGCCCGGAGATGAATAACTTCTTAACTCAAGATAAGTACAATGAAGAATTGTATAAATACCATACTCTAACTGATTTGTCTCAACTTATTTCCCAAAACAGTGAGAGTGTCAGTGCATGTGATGATCCAGGTGATGATTTTATGTTGTTGCCACCTGCATCAGCAGGGGGACTTGATGCTTCTAATTACCTAGCCACTGAAGCAAAATCTGATAAGCCAGAATTTCACTCATCTCAAACAAGTAAGCAGAAACAGGCAGTTGAAGAATCAGCTGTTTACAGTCAAGTTTCTCTTCCATTACTTAAAAGTAAAATGCCAAACCGTTTTGAAAGCCAGGGAGAAGAGTATCTTTCTTCCCATCTGAACCAAAGTAAAGTTATAGAATTATCAAGTGAGAACTTTAATGCTAAGTATAATACTAATTCAGTACATTTCTGCAGAGAGGCATTAGATGGTGTGCTAGACAGTAAGATTTCCATTTTAAAACCAGAGAAGTTTCCTAGTACATCTATTGCTGCTAAGTCTGTGAAAATACTGCCATCTGGTCCTAAGTGTGATGCAAGATACTCTCCTAACAAGGTAATGAAACAAATGGATATAGGTGTGTATTTTGGACTCCCacccaaaaagaaagaagagaaattgcTGGAGGAAAGTGCATCAAAAGGGGCGAACTTAAACCCAATTGTAAGTCCTAATGTAAAGAGGTCCCAGAGGTGCAAGAGGAAAGCAGAAAACTCACTAAGTGATTTAGAATTCGATGCAAAGATCCCTGTGAAACTTTCTAGTGAGAGGTCACAACGTCAAAGAAAGAGACGTAAAAAGTCAGATTCACTACAGGAAGGAGCATCTCAGAAGTCAGATCACATTAACAGTACAGAATTTGGAGCAGTCAGCTTAAGTAAAGACAAAGTCTTCCTAAAATCAGCTGGTGGCAGGCTGCAGAGGGGGTGGACAAAAATCCCACAGTTATCTAATGCAGGAGGATTAAGAAAAAGGAGTTGTCCATTCTATAAGAAAATACCTG GAACTGGCTTTACAGTTGAcgcctttcagtatggattgattGAAGGCTGCACTGCCTATTTCCTTACACATTTTCATTCTGACCATTATGCTGGCTTGTCTAAAAGCTTCACTTCTCCAGTTTATTGTAGCGAG ATAACTGGCAATTTGTTGAAGAACAAGCTGCATGTGCAAGAACAGTATATCCATCCATTGCCAATGGATACTGAGTGTATAGTGAACGGGGTCAAAGTTGTTTTGCTTGATGCCAATCA CTGCCCAGGTGCTGTCATGGTCCTTTTTTGTCTTCCTAATGGGACTGTCATATTACACACTGGAGACTTCAGAGCAGACCCCACCATGGAACGTTCTCTGCTTGTGAACTGGAGAGTCCACACTCTTTACTTAGATACAAC ATATTGCAGCCCAGAATACTGCTTTCCATCCCAGCAAGAGGTTATCCAGTTTGCCATCAACACTGCCTTTGAggctgtaaccctaaacccacGTGCTCTTGTTGTCTGTGGCACTTACTCTATTggaaaagagaaagtcttcctag CCATTGCTGATGTTTTGGGTTCAAAAGTTGGCATGTCCCGAGAAAAGTATACAACATTACAGTGTCTCAATATACCAGAAATCAATTCCCTCATTACTACAGACATGTGCAGTGCATTGGTTCATCTTCTACCAATGATGCAAATTAATTTTAAG GGTTTACAGAAACATTTGAAGAAGTACGGTGGGAAATATGATCAGGTCTTGGCCTTCCAACCGACAGGATGGACACATTCTAACACATTAACCAGTATAGCAGATATTATTCCCCAGACCAGAGGAAACATTTCAATATATG GAATTCCTTATAGTGAACACAGCAGCTACCTAGAAATGAAACGTTTTGTCCAGTGGCTGAAGCCCCAGAAAATCATACCTACTGTAAATGTTGGCACCTTGAAGAGTAGGAGTACCATGGAGAAGTATTTTAGAGACTGGAGATTGGAAGCTGGGTATTGA